From a single Lactococcus allomyrinae genomic region:
- the yfmF gene encoding EF-P 5-aminopentanol modification-associated protein YfmF, whose protein sequence is MAEYKIADGVRLHVINETKFKTVRVMVRFREKISEKNLGKRVIISNMLETTNAVYTTGGDFSRKLSSLFGATFTTGVSKKGNQHILSINMNFVNPKFVNFDTLGEAISFLKTAFFEPDVVENSFNPTIFKREQTNLIHYLESMNDDRAYYASRKLANLFFEDKEQALPSVGTVELIERETPEAVFDYYQKLLKNNATDIFVLGDVDEKRVVELFSDFEFTDRTTVSDVFYSQVLTENVSVLTEKKETAQSLLQLGYHLGVHYGDADYMALQVMNGLLGGFAHSKLFANVREKASLAYSISSTFDSFSGFFKISAGIDAANFDRAKQLIFDQLLALQKGNFTSHEMEQTKTMLRNTYFVSKDSPSNNIELEFVKALIPERFLSTDSFLSSLTEVSKDDVRRVASHLTLQAEYFMEGEALGN, encoded by the coding sequence TTGGCGGAATATAAAATAGCAGATGGAGTAAGGCTCCATGTGATAAATGAAACAAAGTTTAAAACAGTACGGGTAATGGTCCGCTTCCGAGAAAAAATATCAGAAAAAAATTTGGGAAAACGTGTGATTATTTCCAATATGTTGGAAACAACGAACGCAGTATATACAACGGGAGGAGATTTTAGTCGTAAGCTTTCTTCGTTGTTTGGTGCAACTTTTACTACAGGTGTATCAAAAAAAGGAAATCAGCATATCCTTTCGATTAACATGAATTTTGTGAATCCTAAATTTGTGAATTTTGATACACTGGGAGAAGCAATTTCGTTTTTAAAGACAGCTTTTTTTGAGCCAGATGTGGTCGAAAATTCATTTAATCCAACAATTTTCAAACGAGAACAAACCAACTTGATTCATTATTTAGAATCTATGAATGATGACCGAGCGTATTATGCGAGTCGTAAGTTGGCAAATTTGTTTTTTGAGGACAAAGAGCAAGCTTTACCAAGTGTTGGAACGGTTGAGCTGATTGAAAGAGAAACGCCAGAAGCAGTTTTTGATTATTATCAAAAATTGCTAAAAAATAATGCGACGGATATTTTTGTGCTGGGTGATGTAGATGAAAAACGCGTTGTTGAGCTGTTTTCAGACTTTGAATTTACTGACAGAACGACTGTCAGTGATGTTTTTTATTCACAAGTATTGACAGAAAATGTGTCAGTGCTGACAGAAAAAAAAGAAACTGCACAATCTCTTTTACAATTAGGCTATCATTTGGGTGTGCATTATGGTGATGCGGATTATATGGCTTTACAAGTGATGAATGGTCTGCTTGGTGGTTTTGCACATTCAAAATTATTTGCTAATGTGCGTGAAAAGGCAAGTTTAGCTTATTCCATTTCTTCAACTTTTGACTCTTTTAGTGGTTTTTTCAAGATTTCGGCTGGGATTGATGCGGCAAATTTTGACCGAGCAAAACAGCTTATCTTTGACCAACTTTTGGCATTACAAAAGGGAAATTTTACAAGTCATGAGATGGAACAAACAAAAACAATGCTCCGTAATACTTATTTTGTAAGCAAGGATTCACCTTCTAACAATATTGAATTGGAATTTGTGAAAGCTTTGATTCCAGAACGTTTTTTGTCTACTGACAGCTTTTTGTCATCACTGACAGAAGTGTCAAAAGATGATGTTCGGCGTGTCGCCAGCCATTTGACGCTGCAAGCGGAGTATTTCATGGAAGGGGAAGCACTTGGAAACTAA
- a CDS encoding helix-turn-helix domain-containing protein, whose translation MVAIKTIGQVLKEKRTALGLGLSEAEQLTQVQKLYIVALETDDYKALPGEFYIKAYLKQYAERLGLNADRIIQAYDEGKGITVEDKEDIQETYHFVKPSDRVDPEEDGPKTWQHYVPIISLSSAAVLILVAVVVAVIMNHPETPTLITNDYSTSKSESVQKSTVASTSKTSESSVPNIRVPDTKIAVTGSGSAITANISNIEDPVKVEFSVADGSNIWVGMSNSDLTAAGKTLSSTMKTISSVLTTGVTSSVISVGTVNGLTITINGQKLDLSLLSTTGPATITLQIDRKSTTTTNATGQ comes from the coding sequence ATGGTGGCAATCAAAACTATTGGACAAGTCCTAAAAGAAAAGCGAACAGCGCTAGGACTTGGTCTTTCCGAAGCAGAACAATTAACTCAAGTACAAAAATTATATATCGTCGCATTAGAAACAGACGACTATAAGGCTTTGCCCGGCGAATTTTACATCAAAGCCTATCTCAAACAATACGCTGAAAGGCTTGGCTTAAATGCAGATCGAATTATCCAAGCTTACGATGAAGGAAAAGGGATCACAGTTGAGGATAAAGAAGATATTCAGGAAACCTATCATTTTGTGAAGCCAAGCGATAGGGTCGATCCTGAAGAAGATGGACCGAAGACGTGGCAGCATTATGTTCCTATTATCTCCTTATCCTCAGCAGCTGTGCTAATTTTAGTTGCTGTGGTTGTCGCAGTGATCATGAATCATCCAGAAACGCCAACTCTAATTACTAATGATTATTCAACATCAAAGAGTGAATCAGTCCAAAAATCTACAGTAGCAAGTACGAGCAAAACATCTGAAAGCTCAGTGCCAAACATAAGAGTTCCTGATACAAAGATAGCGGTAACAGGTTCTGGCTCAGCGATTACAGCAAATATTTCCAATATCGAAGACCCAGTGAAAGTGGAGTTTTCCGTTGCTGATGGCAGTAATATATGGGTTGGAATGAGTAATTCTGACCTGACAGCAGCAGGAAAAACTCTCTCAAGTACAATGAAAACAATCTCGTCAGTGCTGACAACAGGAGTGACGAGTTCAGTGATTTCAGTTGGAACAGTAAATGGATTGACCATCACAATCAATGGTCAAAAGTTAGATTTGTCACTACTTTCTACGACTGGTCCAGCAACAATCACATTACAAATCGATCGCAAAAGTACAACGACAACAAATGCAACTGGTCAGTAA
- the aspS gene encoding aspartate--tRNA ligase — MKRTNYAGNITEKYLNQEVTVKGWVAKRRNLGGLIFIDLRDREGIVQIVINPETAYPEVAQAADRVRNEFVLEVTGKVVERASKNEKIKTGGIEIEATTIEILSASKTTPFEIKDGVEVLDDTRLKYRYLDLRRPEMLANITMRHGTTRAIRSYLDGEGFIDVETPFLNKSTPEGARDYLVPSRVNKGEFYALPQSPQLMKQLLMTAGLDRYYQIVKCFRDEDLRGDRQPEFTQVDLETSFLSEEEIQELTEGLIAKVMKEVKEIDVTLPFPRMKYDDAMNFYGSDKPDTRFELLLQDLTELAHTVDFKVFTEAQAIKAIVVKNAADKYSRKAIDKLTEQAKQNGAKGLAWVKFENGELAGSVAKFLADKTAEFQTELQLENNDLVLFVADTLEVANAALGALRLTVGKQQGLIDFRKFNFLWVIDWPMFEWSEEEERYMSAHHPFTLPTKETQAFLSADGHSKVSELSKVRAHAYDIVLNGYELGGGSLRINTRELQEEMLKALGFNLADANEQFGFLLEALDYGFPPHGGLALGLDRFVMLLAGKDNIREVIAFPKNNKATDPMTQAPSVVAEKQLEELSIKLANNN; from the coding sequence ATGAAACGTACGAATTACGCAGGGAATATCACAGAAAAATATTTGAATCAAGAAGTTACCGTTAAAGGTTGGGTAGCAAAACGTCGTAATCTTGGAGGTCTGATTTTCATTGATTTACGTGACCGCGAAGGAATCGTCCAAATTGTAATTAATCCAGAAACAGCATATCCTGAAGTTGCACAAGCTGCAGACAGAGTACGAAATGAATTTGTTCTTGAGGTTACAGGTAAAGTCGTTGAACGTGCTAGTAAAAACGAGAAAATTAAAACGGGAGGAATTGAGATTGAAGCAACAACAATTGAAATTCTTTCAGCATCAAAAACAACACCTTTTGAAATCAAAGACGGTGTTGAAGTTCTTGATGATACACGCTTGAAATACCGTTATCTTGATTTACGTCGTCCAGAAATGTTGGCAAATATCACAATGCGCCATGGAACAACACGAGCAATTCGCTCTTACCTTGATGGCGAAGGATTTATTGATGTTGAAACACCTTTTCTTAATAAATCTACACCAGAAGGGGCGCGTGACTATTTAGTGCCAAGTCGTGTGAATAAGGGAGAATTTTATGCGCTACCACAATCTCCACAACTCATGAAACAACTGCTTATGACAGCTGGACTTGACCGCTACTATCAAATTGTCAAATGTTTTCGCGATGAAGACTTGCGTGGCGATCGTCAACCGGAATTTACTCAGGTCGATTTAGAAACATCATTTTTATCAGAGGAAGAAATCCAAGAACTCACCGAAGGATTGATTGCCAAAGTCATGAAAGAAGTGAAAGAGATTGATGTAACACTACCTTTTCCACGAATGAAATATGATGATGCCATGAACTTCTACGGTTCAGATAAACCAGATACACGTTTTGAGCTTTTGCTTCAAGACTTGACTGAACTTGCACATACTGTAGATTTCAAAGTTTTCACTGAAGCACAAGCGATCAAAGCGATTGTTGTAAAAAATGCGGCGGATAAATATTCGCGTAAAGCGATTGATAAGCTTACAGAGCAAGCAAAGCAAAATGGTGCAAAAGGTCTGGCTTGGGTTAAGTTTGAAAATGGTGAATTAGCAGGTTCTGTTGCGAAATTTCTAGCCGATAAGACAGCAGAATTTCAAACAGAACTTCAACTTGAAAATAATGACTTGGTTCTCTTTGTAGCTGATACACTTGAAGTTGCAAATGCGGCACTGGGAGCGCTTCGACTTACTGTTGGAAAGCAACAAGGTTTGATAGATTTCCGAAAATTTAACTTCCTGTGGGTTATTGATTGGCCGATGTTTGAGTGGTCAGAAGAGGAAGAACGCTATATGTCTGCTCATCATCCATTTACATTACCAACCAAAGAAACACAAGCATTTTTGTCAGCTGATGGTCACAGCAAAGTCTCAGAACTAAGCAAAGTACGGGCTCATGCTTATGACATCGTACTTAATGGCTACGAGCTTGGTGGTGGCTCATTGCGTATTAATACGCGCGAGCTCCAAGAAGAAATGCTCAAAGCACTTGGTTTTAATTTAGCGGATGCAAATGAACAGTTTGGTTTCTTACTTGAAGCATTAGACTATGGCTTCCCTCCACATGGTGGTTTAGCGCTTGGTCTTGACCGTTTTGTCATGCTATTAGCTGGTAAAGACAATATTCGTGAGGTCATTGCCTTTCCTAAAAATAACAAAGCAACCGACCCGATGACGCAAGCACCAAGTGTGGTTGCAGAAAAACAACTGGAAGAATTGAGTATTAAACTTGCAAACAATAATTAA
- the yaaA gene encoding S4 domain-containing protein YaaA yields MQKYTLFEEYITLGKVLKELGLIATGGQAKLFLAEHEGQIFYNGEAENRRGKKLRDGDTLEFPNFNLSVTFEKATDEAIKEHEADKIEEARVKALVKKLNTENKSQKPKKKQAPRFPGRK; encoded by the coding sequence ATGCAAAAATATACACTATTTGAAGAATATATCACTCTAGGAAAAGTCTTAAAAGAACTCGGACTAATTGCAACAGGTGGACAAGCTAAACTTTTTCTAGCTGAACACGAAGGACAAATTTTTTACAATGGCGAAGCCGAAAACCGCCGTGGAAAAAAATTACGTGACGGTGATACCCTAGAATTTCCTAACTTCAATCTTTCTGTTACATTTGAAAAAGCCACTGACGAAGCGATAAAAGAGCATGAAGCTGACAAGATAGAGGAAGCGCGTGTTAAAGCCTTAGTCAAAAAACTCAATACTGAAAATAAAAGCCAAAAACCAAAGAAAAAACAAGCACCACGTTTCCCAGGAAGAAAATAA
- a CDS encoding YitT family protein, protein MRNLARVHFLYLLAITLGTGIYAFGFVAFNMANHLAQGGIAGLSLIGYALLHIDPSYTQLILNIPLLILGYQFLGRRTFIYTIWGILSLAIWIWIFQRVDFSINIDHDNLIAALLAGIFAGTGIGIVFRFGGTTGGADIIAKLFQIKKGVPVGRILFMFDSAVLALSLSYINLQQMMYTLIASFLAMQVVNIIQSGGYTVRGMLIITNKHTEVAKAIIEEIGRSATYLHGEGAYSGNSKEVLYVVLNPGEIQEVKEVLSIVDPNAFTSIINVHEVIGDFAPKQGRFKEIKKSKK, encoded by the coding sequence ATGAGGAATTTAGCAAGAGTACATTTTTTATATCTTCTTGCCATTACTCTGGGTACAGGGATTTACGCATTTGGATTTGTAGCGTTTAATATGGCTAATCATCTTGCACAAGGGGGAATTGCAGGGCTTTCTTTGATTGGATATGCACTTTTGCATATTGATCCATCTTATACACAGCTTATTTTGAATATCCCGCTTTTGATTTTGGGCTATCAATTTTTGGGACGTCGGACTTTTATTTACACGATATGGGGAATTTTAAGTTTAGCTATCTGGATTTGGATTTTTCAGCGAGTAGACTTTTCCATTAATATTGACCACGATAATTTGATTGCAGCGTTATTGGCTGGTATATTTGCAGGTACAGGGATTGGAATTGTTTTTCGATTTGGTGGAACTACTGGAGGGGCGGATATTATTGCGAAATTATTCCAGATTAAAAAAGGTGTTCCTGTTGGTAGAATTCTTTTTATGTTTGATTCCGCTGTTTTGGCTCTTTCGTTGAGTTATATCAATCTTCAACAGATGATGTATACGTTAATTGCGAGTTTTCTCGCGATGCAAGTGGTTAATATTATTCAAAGTGGTGGATACACGGTTCGTGGAATGTTGATTATCACTAATAAACATACTGAGGTGGCAAAGGCAATTATTGAGGAAATTGGGCGTAGTGCGACTTATCTTCATGGTGAAGGGGCGTATTCAGGAAATTCAAAAGAGGTCTTATATGTTGTCTTAAATCCAGGGGAGATTCAGGAAGTAAAAGAGGTATTATCTATTGTTGACCCTAATGCTTTTACTTCAATTATTAATGTGCATGAAGTGATTGGAGACTTTGCTCCTAAGCAGGGGAGATTTAAAGAAATTAAAAAGTCAAAGAAGTGA
- the yfmH gene encoding EF-P 5-aminopentanol modification-associated protein YfmH, giving the protein METKFYEKTGETLFSDVLSNGLTVYYLPKADYNRTYGLFTTNFGSLDTTFIPRGATEFQTFPEGIAHFLEHKLFEKEDGDVMYKFGALGAQTNAFTSFSRTSYLFSTRENSYECTQLLLDFVQKPYFTEENVHKEQGIIQQEIQMYQDDSDFRLFAGLLAKMYPESPLAADIAGTPATINAITSEDLYQNYETFYHPSNMNLFLTGPFDIDKMADFVKNNQENKTFVKIEEIKRQPFQAENPRSFDQLELEVAMPKFALGLRGEDEIPKSSKELLIYKLSNQIFLDLLFGRTSERYEKLYNVGLIDDSFGFSFDLEKQFHFSILTADTENPEKLSQALQEALKSYKIDKDFSVEHLDLLKREMLGDYFSSLNSLEYIANQFASEIYDDLNFFDLPEILEKITLDVIEKYAEKFINEMKLVEFTILPK; this is encoded by the coding sequence TTGGAAACTAAATTTTATGAAAAAACGGGTGAAACTTTATTTAGTGATGTCTTGTCAAATGGTTTGACGGTATATTATCTTCCTAAAGCTGATTATAACAGGACTTATGGCTTGTTTACAACCAATTTTGGTTCACTTGATACGACTTTTATTCCTAGAGGGGCGACTGAATTTCAAACTTTTCCAGAGGGAATTGCTCATTTTTTGGAACACAAACTTTTTGAAAAAGAAGATGGAGATGTCATGTATAAGTTTGGTGCATTGGGAGCTCAAACTAATGCATTTACTAGCTTTTCTAGGACTTCGTATCTTTTTTCTACCAGAGAAAATAGTTACGAATGCACACAGCTTTTATTAGACTTTGTGCAAAAACCATATTTCACAGAAGAAAATGTTCACAAAGAACAAGGAATTATCCAGCAGGAAATCCAAATGTATCAGGATGATTCTGATTTTAGACTTTTTGCAGGATTGCTTGCTAAAATGTATCCAGAATCACCACTTGCAGCAGATATTGCGGGTACGCCCGCAACAATTAATGCCATAACATCAGAAGATTTATATCAAAATTATGAAACTTTTTATCATCCATCAAATATGAATTTGTTTTTGACAGGCCCATTTGATATTGATAAGATGGCTGACTTTGTGAAAAATAATCAAGAAAACAAAACATTTGTGAAAATCGAAGAAATCAAACGGCAACCATTTCAAGCAGAAAACCCTCGCTCTTTCGACCAACTTGAGCTAGAAGTGGCGATGCCTAAATTTGCATTGGGACTTCGAGGAGAAGACGAGATTCCTAAGTCTTCAAAGGAATTATTAATTTATAAATTGTCCAATCAGATTTTCCTTGATTTACTTTTTGGACGGACAAGTGAACGTTATGAAAAGCTCTATAATGTAGGGTTAATCGATGATTCATTTGGTTTCAGCTTTGATTTAGAGAAGCAATTTCATTTCTCAATTTTGACGGCTGATACAGAAAATCCAGAAAAATTAAGTCAGGCTTTGCAAGAAGCGCTAAAAAGTTATAAAATAGATAAAGATTTTAGTGTAGAGCATCTCGATTTGCTAAAACGTGAAATGCTTGGTGATTATTTTAGTTCTTTGAACTCTTTGGAATATATCGCTAATCAATTTGCATCCGAGATTTATGATGATTTGAACTTTTTTGATCTTCCTGAAATCCTAGAAAAGATAACACTTGATGTTATTGAAAAGTACGCAGAAAAATTTATTAATGAAATGAAACTGGTAGAATTCACTATTTTACCAAAATGA
- a CDS encoding carboxymuconolactone decarboxylase family protein has translation MNKKEIGLKNLAKIDGAAAEDVFEALKNIAPDLNDMMLEFAFGTIYDRKCLDFKQREMITITSLLTQGGCENQLRVHIQASLNVGLTQEEIVETFIHCAPYVGFPRVLNAIFAAKEAFKKAD, from the coding sequence ATGAACAAAAAGGAAATTGGCTTGAAAAATCTTGCGAAGATTGATGGAGCAGCTGCGGAGGATGTGTTTGAAGCACTTAAAAATATTGCGCCAGACTTGAATGATATGATGTTGGAATTTGCATTTGGGACGATTTATGATAGAAAGTGCTTGGATTTCAAACAGCGTGAAATGATTACGATTACGAGCCTTTTGACACAAGGTGGTTGTGAAAATCAGTTGCGTGTGCATATTCAAGCTTCTCTAAATGTTGGACTGACACAAGAGGAAATCGTGGAAACTTTTATTCACTGTGCACCTTATGTCGGATTTCCTAGAGTGCTTAATGCTATTTTTGCGGCGAAAGAAGCATTTAAAAAAGCAGATTAA
- a CDS encoding MerR family transcriptional regulator, which yields MTTTYKISEISALTGLSISTLRYYEDLELLKPQRNTNNYRVFTDDDLRWIEFISRAKATGMTLTKIVEYSKLREQGEHTIIQRISLLIEQERILLTQKEEIENHIKFLQNKKHHYYDLLEKRNSEN from the coding sequence ATGACAACTACTTATAAAATTTCTGAAATTTCAGCGCTGACAGGTCTATCTATATCAACATTACGTTATTATGAGGATCTTGAACTTCTCAAACCTCAAAGAAATACCAACAATTATCGAGTCTTCACAGATGATGACCTCCGTTGGATTGAATTTATCAGTCGCGCCAAGGCAACAGGAATGACACTTACCAAAATCGTCGAATACTCAAAACTTCGCGAGCAAGGCGAACATACCATTATTCAGCGCATTTCTCTCCTCATTGAGCAAGAAAGGATACTTCTTACTCAAAAAGAAGAAATTGAAAATCATATTAAGTTCCTACAAAACAAAAAACATCATTATTATGACTTATTAGAAAAACGAAACTCGGAAAATTAA
- the pgsA gene encoding CDP-diacylglycerol--glycerol-3-phosphate 3-phosphatidyltransferase, producing MKQKLPNQLTILRIFMIPIFLIVLYLPKGATIGSTNVAWIVAAVIFAVASFTDWLDGYLARKWHVVSNFGKFADPLADKMLTMTAFVMLIALNLAPAWLVAIIVCRELAVTGLRLLLVEQGGTVLAAAMPGKIKTFTQMLSIIFLLIGDPVYIGTILLYVCLVFTIYSGYDYFAKNMSVFKNAD from the coding sequence ATGAAACAAAAACTACCTAATCAACTTACCATATTGCGAATTTTTATGATTCCAATTTTTCTCATTGTACTCTACCTGCCCAAAGGTGCGACTATTGGTTCAACGAATGTTGCATGGATTGTAGCAGCAGTAATTTTTGCTGTGGCTTCTTTCACAGATTGGCTTGACGGATATCTGGCTCGCAAGTGGCATGTCGTTTCCAATTTTGGTAAATTTGCTGACCCACTTGCTGATAAAATGCTGACAATGACAGCTTTTGTCATGCTTATTGCTCTAAATCTTGCACCAGCATGGCTTGTCGCAATCATTGTCTGTCGTGAACTTGCTGTTACAGGACTTCGCCTTCTTCTTGTTGAGCAAGGGGGAACGGTACTTGCTGCGGCTATGCCAGGAAAAATCAAAACCTTTACACAAATGCTCTCAATCATTTTTCTTTTGATAGGTGATCCAGTTTATATTGGAACAATTTTACTCTATGTTTGTCTTGTTTTCACCATTTACTCAGGATATGATTATTTTGCAAAAAATATGTCAGTTTTCAAAAATGCAGATTAA
- a CDS encoding YitT family protein — protein sequence MQTIIKVLKSIGLEKLVNKFSAAVVYGVFSSFALNFFYQPGHVYASGATGVAQVVSELVTRLVGHDILPISVTLFLVNVPLIMLAWRGIGKQFTVYTLITVFMSSVFIHFIPVTSLTNDPVINAVFGGAIMGFGVGNAMKAGISSGGTDIVSLYVRKKTGRTVGTLSFIVNGIVVFVAGILFGWEYMLYSIIAIFVSSRVQDAIFTRQKRLQVMIVTQNPDLLMHKLFERFNHGVTILNNTEGGYTHEKRTVLLTVITMYEYQDFKSIIGRYDPKAFVSISENVRVLGNFTEVSD from the coding sequence TTGCAAACAATAATTAAAGTCTTAAAGTCAATTGGACTGGAGAAATTAGTCAATAAGTTTTCTGCGGCAGTAGTTTATGGAGTGTTTTCTTCTTTCGCATTGAACTTTTTCTACCAGCCTGGACACGTCTATGCTTCTGGTGCCACAGGGGTGGCTCAGGTTGTATCTGAGTTAGTTACTCGATTGGTTGGACATGATATTCTACCTATTTCTGTAACGCTCTTTCTTGTAAATGTGCCGTTAATTATGCTCGCATGGCGAGGAATCGGTAAACAATTTACCGTTTATACTTTGATTACAGTTTTTATGAGCTCTGTGTTTATCCATTTTATACCAGTGACCTCGTTAACAAACGACCCAGTCATCAATGCTGTTTTTGGTGGTGCTATCATGGGATTTGGAGTAGGGAATGCGATGAAGGCTGGTATTTCAAGTGGAGGAACGGATATCGTTAGTCTTTATGTTCGGAAAAAAACGGGGCGTACGGTAGGAACTTTGTCTTTTATCGTGAATGGTATTGTTGTCTTTGTGGCGGGGATCCTGTTTGGTTGGGAATATATGCTTTATTCTATCATTGCTATATTTGTCAGTTCACGTGTCCAAGATGCGATTTTTACACGACAAAAACGATTGCAAGTGATGATAGTTACACAGAATCCTGATTTGCTCATGCATAAGCTATTTGAGCGTTTCAATCATGGTGTGACGATTTTGAATAATACTGAGGGAGGATATACTCATGAAAAACGGACAGTATTATTAACTGTGATTACAATGTATGAGTATCAAGATTTCAAATCTATCATTGGAAGGTATGATCCAAAAGCTTTTGTTTCAATCTCGGAAAATGTTCGGGTATTAGGAAACTTTACTGAAGTCAGTGATTAA
- the hisS gene encoding histidine--tRNA ligase, producing the protein MKLQKPKGTADILPAESAKWQYIEEIARAVFNDYNFREIRTPMFESYELFSRATGETSDIVTKEMYDFYDKGDRHIALRPEGTAGAVRAYIENKLYAPEIIKPVKIWYEEPMFRYERPQSGRLRQFHQFGVECLGVKNPAIDVEIIAMADSFFRQLGLTGITLSLNSLGDMESRKAYRKALIDYLTPFEAQLSEDSRRRLQENPLRVLDSKEPEDIDIVKEAPSILDYLNETSKNYFEEVKRLLETLNINYTIDSNMVRGLDYYNDTIFEFIVNFEGKDLTVCGGGRYDGLVEYFDGPATPAFGFGLGIERLLLVAEKQEIEFIPEENLDVFIAVMGDKANFEATKLTESLREQAFKVERDFSNRKLGAQFKTAEKLGAELIITVGEDEVRTGNVKIKHNQTRKEVSTTLKEIYESFAPVFEEIYADIEN; encoded by the coding sequence ATGAAACTTCAAAAACCCAAAGGAACAGCGGATATTCTTCCAGCTGAGTCTGCCAAATGGCAATATATTGAGGAAATCGCTCGTGCTGTATTTAATGACTATAATTTCAGAGAAATCCGCACGCCAATGTTTGAAAGTTACGAACTTTTCAGTCGTGCCACAGGTGAAACCAGCGATATTGTTACAAAAGAGATGTATGACTTTTATGATAAGGGAGACCGCCATATCGCGCTCAGACCAGAAGGAACTGCTGGAGCAGTTCGTGCATACATTGAGAATAAGCTCTATGCTCCTGAAATCATCAAGCCTGTCAAAATTTGGTATGAAGAACCAATGTTTCGATATGAACGTCCGCAATCAGGACGTTTGCGACAATTTCATCAATTTGGTGTGGAATGTTTAGGAGTTAAAAATCCAGCTATTGATGTTGAAATCATTGCTATGGCAGATAGTTTTTTCCGTCAATTAGGTCTTACAGGCATTACCCTATCGCTCAATTCGCTCGGAGACATGGAAAGTAGAAAAGCATATCGGAAAGCTCTGATTGACTATCTGACGCCCTTTGAAGCACAACTTTCAGAAGATAGTCGTCGTAGACTCCAAGAAAATCCCCTTCGTGTGTTGGATAGCAAAGAGCCAGAAGATATTGATATTGTGAAAGAAGCGCCATCAATTTTGGACTATCTCAACGAAACATCAAAGAATTATTTTGAAGAAGTCAAGCGCCTCCTTGAAACTTTAAATATCAATTATACTATTGACTCTAATATGGTTCGTGGTCTTGATTATTATAACGATACAATTTTCGAGTTTATTGTTAACTTTGAAGGCAAAGATTTGACCGTTTGTGGCGGAGGTCGTTACGATGGATTAGTCGAATATTTTGATGGACCAGCTACACCAGCCTTTGGGTTTGGTCTAGGGATTGAGCGGTTACTTTTAGTTGCTGAAAAACAAGAAATTGAATTTATACCCGAAGAAAATCTTGATGTTTTCATTGCAGTGATGGGGGACAAAGCAAATTTTGAAGCCACTAAGCTGACTGAATCGCTACGAGAACAAGCTTTCAAAGTAGAACGTGATTTTTCAAACAGGAAACTTGGCGCTCAATTTAAAACAGCAGAAAAGCTAGGAGCAGAGCTCATTATTACTGTCGGAGAAGACGAGGTTCGTACAGGTAATGTTAAAATTAAACATAATCAGACCCGCAAAGAAGTATCAACAACGCTCAAAGAAATTTATGAATCATTTGCACCAGTATTTGAAGAAATCTATGCAGATATAGAGAACTAA